One Lucilia cuprina isolate Lc7/37 chromosome 4, ASM2204524v1, whole genome shotgun sequence DNA segment encodes these proteins:
- the LOC111684442 gene encoding protein D2-like isoform X1, with protein MTDDAKDISNIFKAHQLIPDVISVPPAEFLKVIYPSGVIVDKGNKLTPTQVKETPSVEWTHESNQFYTLTFTDPDAPSRKNPQFREYQHWIVANIPGNDLSKGEILTAYVGSGPPQGTGLHRYVFLLFKRTGKIQFKEIHIPKNSGKNRAKFCVMKFAKKYKLGEPLAGNFYQAEWDDYVPTVHRQLSG; from the exons ATGACTGATGATGCTAAAGATATAAGCAATATTTTCAAAGCCCATCAATTAATCCCCGATGTTATATCAGTACCACCGGCAGAATTTCTAAAG GTAATTTATCCAAGCGGAGTTATTGTCGATAAAGGCAATAAACTAACACCTACACAGGTCAAAGAAACACCCAGTGTAGAATGGACCCATGAAAGTAATCAATTTTATACTCTCACATTCACTGATCCTGATGCGCCCAGTCGTAAAAATCCACAATTTCGTGAATATCAGCATTGGATTGTTGCCAATATACCGGGTAATGATCTAAGTAAAGGTGAAATTTTAACGGCATATGTCGGATCTGGACCTCCTCAAGGTACGGGTTTACATCGTTATGTATTCTTACTTTTTAAACGAACgggaaaaatacaatttaaagaaattcataTACCCAAGAATAGTGGTAAAAAtcgtgcaaaattttgtgtaatgaAATTTGCTAAGAAATATAAATTGGGTGAACCGTTGGCAGGGAATTTTTATCAGGCTGAGTGGGATGATTAT
- the LOC111684442 gene encoding phosphatidylethanolamine-binding protein homolog F40A3.3-like isoform X2, translated as MTDDAKDISNIFKAHQLIPDVISVPPAEFLKVIYPSGVIVDKGNKLTPTQVKETPSVEWTHESNQFYTLTFTDPDAPSRKNPQFREYQHWIVANIPGNDLSKGEILTAYVGSGPPQEIHIPKNSGKNRAKFCVMKFAKKYKLGEPLAGNFYQAEWDDYVPTVHRQLSG; from the exons ATGACTGATGATGCTAAAGATATAAGCAATATTTTCAAAGCCCATCAATTAATCCCCGATGTTATATCAGTACCACCGGCAGAATTTCTAAAG GTAATTTATCCAAGCGGAGTTATTGTCGATAAAGGCAATAAACTAACACCTACACAGGTCAAAGAAACACCCAGTGTAGAATGGACCCATGAAAGTAATCAATTTTATACTCTCACATTCACTGATCCTGATGCGCCCAGTCGTAAAAATCCACAATTTCGTGAATATCAGCATTGGATTGTTGCCAATATACCGGGTAATGATCTAAGTAAAGGTGAAATTTTAACGGCATATGTCGGATCTGGACCTCCTCAAG aaattcataTACCCAAGAATAGTGGTAAAAAtcgtgcaaaattttgtgtaatgaAATTTGCTAAGAAATATAAATTGGGTGAACCGTTGGCAGGGAATTTTTATCAGGCTGAGTGGGATGATTAT
- the LOC111684341 gene encoding protein D3-like isoform X1 — protein MAKQLVIVFICFWAYFQLAQNAAADNEVEQVFKDNEIIPDVLQEAPKEFLKVSYEGGLEVNKGNELTPTQVKQQPKVEWEAKCADYYALIMTDPDAPSRTNPKVREFRHWLVANIPGNKIDQGQVVAAYVGSGPPKGTGLHRYIFLLYKQPGKLDIDEPHVGNNSRRNRPNFKAAKFAEKYNLGAPLAGNFYQAQYDDYVPILHAQLSEDN, from the exons ATGGCTAAACAGTTGGTTATTGTATTTATCTGTTTCTGGGCCTATTTCCAGTTGGCACAAAATGCAGCTGCTGATAATGAAGTGGAGCAAGTATTTAAGGACAATGAAATAATACCAGATGTATTGCAGGAGGCACCCAAGGAATTTCTGAAG GTTTCCTATGAAGGTGGTTTGGAGGTTAATAAAGGCAACGAATTGACACCAACCCAAGTAAAACAACAACCCAAAGTTGAATGGGAAGCAAAATGTGCAGATTATTATGCCCTAATAATGACCGATCCTGATGCACCTAGTCGTACTAATCCTAAGGTTAGAGAATTTCGTCATTGGTTGGTTGCCAATATACCCGGTAATAAAATTGATCAAGGTCAAGTGGTAGCTGCTTATGTGGGTTCAGGACCACCCAAAGGTACTGGTCTACATCGTTACATTTTCCTTTTATACAAACAACCAGGAAAGTTAGACATTGATGAACCCCATGTTGGCAATAATTCACGTCGTAATAGACCCAATTTCAAGGCAGCTAAATTTGCTGAAAAATACAATTTGGGTGCTCCTCTGGCTGGTAATTTTTATCAGGCTCAATATGATGACTATGTACCCATTTTACATGCCCAGTTATCTGAggataattaa
- the LOC111684341 gene encoding protein D3-like isoform X2 produces the protein MAKQLVIVFICFWAYFQLAQNAAADNEVEQVFKDNEIIPDVLQEAPKEFLKVTYDGGLEVNKGNELTPTQVKLQPRVEWQAKCTDYYTLIMIDPDAPSRADPKVREFRHWLVANIPGNKIDQGQVVAAYVGSGPPKGTGLHRYIFLLYKQPGRIDIDEPLVGNSSAENRANFRAAKFAEKYNLGTPVAGNFYQAQYDDYVPIILAQLGFKV, from the exons ATGGCTAAACAGTTGGTTATTGTATTTATCTGTTTCTGGGCCTATTTCCAGTTGGCACAAAATGCAGCTGCTGATAATGAAGTGGAGCAAGTATTTAAGGACAATGAAATAATACCAGATGTATTGCAGGAGGCACCCAAGGAATTTCTGAAG GTTACATATGACGGTGGCTTGGAGGTTAATAAAGGCAATGAATTGACACCAACACAAGTTAAGCTACAGCCCAGAGTTGAGTGGCAGGCAAAATGTACAGATTATTATACCCTAATAATGATCGATCCTGATGCACCTAGTCGTGCTGATCCTAAAGTAAGAGAATTTCGTCATTGGTTAGTTGCCAATATACCTGGAAATAAAATTGATCAAGGTCAGGTGGTAGCTGCTTATGTGGGTTCAGGACCACCCAAAGGTACTGGTCTACATCGTTACATTTTCCTTTTGTATAAACAACCAGGAAGGATAGACATTGATGAACCTCTTGTTGGCAATAGTTCAGCTGAAAATAGAGCCAATTTTAGGGCAGCTAAATTTGCCGAAAAATACAATTTAGGTACACCCGTTGCTGGCAATTTCTATCAGGCTCAATATGATGATTATGTTCCCATCATACTTGCCCAGTTaggttttaaagtttaa
- the LOC111684452 gene encoding tRNA:m(4)X modification enzyme TRM13 homolog, translating to MSDEEQPAKKSKMTTTEEQKDSTESPAIKTCAHFVKRKKRYCKMTVARGKEYCGEHEPAVKEDSNDTALDSERIPCPLDGKHTVYKKNLRKHLKICNARPTDDQPEYIQKNVNAGSDNEESMQDELKNIKLNDLEDEEFYGVIDIVKKLYEKFVENKIQKLECHHKCMDEELAKEEYGKESRKHLVQAGALLGILEKEQQIGNSTSFVEFGAGKGQLAFYLAKLLEKKENSQVVLVDRMSLRHKKDNKIEDRSLVQRIRADIADFCIDKLSNLKNSQHCVAVSKHLCGGATDLTLRCIIQAQQKFTDFIMIALCCHHRCDWRSFVGKNFLKEHQISQRQFVIITKMVSWAICGTGMSRERRKALEEQQLTAQEVAEINANQRLSLAERETIGFMCKRILDYARLVYLRKNGYEADLHYYVDREITLENVVLLAKRTRKCV from the coding sequence ATGTCTGACGAAGAACAACCAgcgaaaaaatctaaaatgacAACAACAGAGGAACAAAAAGATTCAACCGAATCACCGGCAATCAAAACATGTGCCCATTTTGTCAAGCGCAAGAAACGCTATTGTAAAATGACAGTGGCCAGGGGTAAAGAGTATTGTGGTGAACATGAACCAGCGGTGAAAGAAGATTCAAATGATACTGCTCTAGACAGCGAGCGAATCCCTTGTCCCTTGGATGGCAAACATACagtttataaaaagaatttaagaaaacatttaaaaatttgtaatgcCCGCCCTACAGATGACCAACCGGAGTATATACAAAAGAATGTTAATGCTGGAAGTGACAATGAAGAGTCAATGCAAgatgaattgaaaaatattaaactaaacgATTTGGAAGATGAGGAATTTTATGGAGTTATTGATATAGTTAAGAAATTGTATgagaaatttgtagaaaataaaatacaaaaattagaatGTCATCACAAGTGCATGGATGAAGAATTGGCTAAAGAAGAGTATGGCAAAGAGTCGCGTAAACATTTAGTACAAGCTGGCGCTTTATTGGGTATTTTGGAAAAGGAACAGCAAATAGGAAATTCCACCAGTTTTGTCGAATTTGGAGCCGGTAAAGGCCAACTGGCTTTTTATTTAGCCAAGCTATTAGAGAAGAAAGAAAACTCTCAAGTGGTTTTAGTAGATCGTATGTCTTTACGCCACAAGAAGGACAATAAAATAGAAGATCGTTCTCTGGTGCAACGTATAAGAGCAGACATAGCCGATTTTTGTATAGataaattatcaaatttaaaGAACTCCCAACATTGTGTGGCTGTTTCCAAACATTTATGTGGAGGCGCTACAGACTTAACCTTACGTTGCATAATCCAGGCCCAACAAAAATTTACCGACTTCATAATGATCGCCTTGTGCTGTCATCATCGTTGCGATTGGCGTTCATTTGTAGGTAAGAATTTTCTCAAAGAACATCAAATATCTCAGCgtcaatttgttattattactaaaaTGGTAAGTTGGGCGATTTGTGGCACCGGCATGAGCAGAGAAAGACGTAAGGCCTTAGAGGAACAGCAATTAACAGCACAGGAGGTGGCTGAAATCAATGCAAATCAACGTTTATCTTTAGCGGAACGTGAAACTATAGGTTTTATGTGTAAACGTATTTTGGACTATGCACGTTTGGTTTATTTACGAAAAAATGGTTATGAGGCTGATTTGCATTATTATGTGGATCGAGAGATTACATTAGAAAATGTAGTATTATTGGCGAAAAGGACAAGGAAGTGtgtttaa
- the LOC111684358 gene encoding probable small nuclear ribonucleoprotein Sm D2, producing the protein MALVKPKSELTPEELARQEEEEFNTGPLSVLTQSVKNNTQVLINCRNNKKLLGRVKAFDRHCNMVLENVKEMWTEIPRTGKGKKKVKPVNKDRFISKMFLRGDSVILVLRNPLATAAGK; encoded by the exons AT GGCTCTTGTCAAACCGAAATCTGAGTTGACTCCCGAAGAATTGGCACGCCAAGAAGAGGAGGAATTCAATACTGGTCCCCTATCTGTGCTGACACAATCTGTAAAGAACAACACACAGGTTTTAATTAATTGccgcaataataaaaaacttttgggCAGAGTAAAAGCCTTCGATCGCCACTGTAATATGGTATTGGAAAATGTTAAGGAAATGTGGACGGAAATACCACGTACAGGAAAAGGCAAAAAGAAAGTAAAACCTGTAAACAAAGATCGTTTCATATCAAAAATGTTCTTAAGAGGCGATTCAGTTATATTGGTTCTAAGAAATCCTTTGGCCACAGCAGCTGGAAAGTAA